In Pyricularia oryzae 70-15 chromosome 2, whole genome shotgun sequence, one genomic interval encodes:
- a CDS encoding glycolipid 2-alpha-mannosyltransferase: protein MARPVRVLATVAIFMWCVFLYMIFRPSSPLLVADEFSNFQRDPMHDPTGEPEGILRRVSPEYAPDANPTERINATLLALVRNEELDGMLQAMGDLERTWNSKFNYPWTFFNDVPFSKEFKQKTQAMTKAKCNYEIIPKEHWDMPSWINKDIYDESVKILKENKIQYADKISYHQMCRWNSGLFYKHPALKDVQYYWRVEPKVHFFCDIDYDVFRFMQDNNKTYGFTINLYDAPESIPTLWPETEKFLAEHPQYKHPNNALDWLTDKEKRPEHNRKANGYSTCHFWSNFEVADMNFWRSKTYEDYFNHLDRAGGFFYERWGDAPVHSIALGLFEDASKIHWFRDIGYQHIPFFNCPNSPKCKGCVAGRFTDGEKWLHREDCRPNWFKMHGMG, encoded by the exons ATGGCTAGGCCCGTAAGGGTGTTGGCGACTGTCGCCATCTTCATGTGGTGTGTCTTTCTGTACATGATCTTTAGACCATCATCGCCGTTATTAGTCGCCGATGAATTTTCCAACTTTCAGAGGGATCCGATGCACGATC CAACTGGCGAGCCCGAAGGCATCTTAAGGCGCGTATCGCCCGAGTATGCACCAGACGCCAACCCTACCGAGCGGATTAACGCGACCCTGCTGGCGCTGGTGAGGAACGAGGAGCTAGACGGCATGCTGCAAGCCATGGGCGACTTGGAGCGCACATGGAACAGCAAGTTCAACTACCCCTGGACATTCTTCAACGACGTTCCTTTCTCGAAAGAGTTCAAGCAGAAGACCCAAGCCATGACAAAGGCCAAGTGCAACTACG AAATTATCCCAAAGGAACATTGGGACATGCCTTCATGGATTAACAAGGACATCTACGATGAGTCGGTCAAGATCCTCAAGGAGAACAAGATCCAATACGCCGACAAAATCTCATACCATCAGATGTGCCGATGGAACAGCGGTCTCTTCTACAAACACCCCGCCCTGAAGGACGTGCAATATTATTGGCGAGTGGAGCCCAAGGTGCACTTCTTCTGCGACATCGACTACGACGTCTTCCGCTTTATGCAGGACAACAACAAGACTTACGGCTTCACCATCAACCTCTACGATGCGCCGGAGTCGATCCCGACCCTGTGGCCCGAGACTGAAAAGTTCTTGGCTGAGCACCCCCAGTACAAGCATCCCAACAACGCGCTCGACTGGCTCACAGACAAGGAGAAGCGCCCTGAGCATAACCGCAAGGCGAACGGCTACTCGACATGCCACTTCTGGAGCAACTTTGAGGTCGCAGACATGAACTTCTGGCGCAGTAAGACCTACGAAGACTACTTCAACCACCTTGACCGCGCCGGTGGCTTTTTCTACGAGCGCTGGGGTGACGCCCCCGTACACAGCATTGCTCTTGGTCTCTTTGAGGATGCCAGCAAGATTCATTG GTTCCGTGACATCGGATATCAGCACATCCCATTCTTCAACTGCCCCAACTCGCCCAAGTGCAAGGGTTGCGTCGCTGGACGCTTCACCGACGGTGAGAAGTGGCTTCACCGTGAGGACTGCAGGCCGAACTGGTTCAAGATGCACGGCATGGGCTGA